The following proteins come from a genomic window of Leopardus geoffroyi isolate Oge1 chromosome A3, O.geoffroyi_Oge1_pat1.0, whole genome shotgun sequence:
- the ACTR5 gene encoding actin-related protein 5, with translation MAAASAAGPVANVFPFRDARAAPDPVLEAGPEAHGPLPVPLVLDNGSFQARAGWACPGPDPGPEPRLQFRAVCARGRGGARGGAGPQVGNALGSLEPLRWMLRSPFDRNVPVNLELQELLLDYSFQHLGVSSQGCVDHPIVLTEAVCNPLYSRQMMSELLFECYGIPKVAYGIDSLFSFYHNKPKNLISSGLIISSGYQCTHILPILDGRLDAKNCKRINLGGSQAAGYLQRLLQLKYPGHLAAITLSRMEEILHEHSYVAEDYVAELQKWRCPDYYENNVHKMQLPFSSKLLGSTLSSEEKQERRQQQLRRLQELNARRREEKLQLDQERLDRLLCVQELLEDGQMDQFHKALIELNMDSPEELQSYIQKLSSAVEQAKQKILQAEVTLEVDVVDSKPETPDLEQLEPTLEDVESINDFEPLFSEETPEVEKPVATVQPVFNLAAYHQLFVGTERIRAPEIIFQPSLIGEEQAGVAETLQYILDRYSKDIQDMLVQNVFLTGGNMMYPGMKGRIEKELLEMRPFQSSFKVQLASNPVLDAWYGARDWALDHLDDDEVWITRKEYEEKGGEYLKEHCASNIYVPIRLPKQASRFSDAQAPGKGSGASGGGAGEQA, from the exons ATGGCCGCGGCCAGTGCAGCTGGACCGGTGGCGAATGTGTTCCCGTTCCGCGATGCCCGCGCGGCGCCAGACCCAGTGCTGGAGGCCGGCCCGGAGGCACACGGGCCACTGCCAGTGCCACTGGTGCTGGACAACGGGTCGTTCCAGGCCCGAGCCGGCTGGGCATGCCCCGGGCCGGACCCGGGCCCCGAGCCGCGCCTGCAGTTCCGCGCTGTGTGCGCCCGCGGGCGTGGCGGGGCTCGGGGCGGAGCGGGCCCGCAGGTGGGCAACGCGCTTGGCAGCCTGGAGCCGCTGCGCTGGATGCTGCGCTCGCCCTTCGACCGCAACGTACCGGTCAACCTGGAGCTGCAGGAGCTGCTGCTTGACTACAGCTTCCAGCACCTGGGTGTTTCCTCACAG GGCTGTGTCGATCATCCCATAGTTTTGACGGAAGCTGTGTGCAACCCGCTGTATTCTCGACAAATGATGTCCGAGCTTCTTTTCGAGTGCTATGGGATTCCTAAGGTTGCCTATGGAATAGATAGCCTCTTCAGCTTCTACCACAATAAGCCAAAGAACTTGATTTCCAGCGGGCTCATCATTTCATCTGGTTACCAGTGTACCCATATTTTACCCATCTTAGATGGGAG GTTAGATGCTAAAAACTGCAAACGCATCAATCTGGGAGGAAGCCAAGCAGCTGGCTACCTCCAGCGTCTCCTGCAGCTGAAATACCCTGGGCACCTGGCAGCCATCACTCTCAGCCGCATGGAGGAGATCCTGCATGAGCACAGCTACGTTGCTGAAGATTATGTGGCAG AACTGCAGAAATGGAGGTGCCCTGATTATTACGAAAACAACGTCCACAAGATGCAGCTCCCGTTTTCCAGCAAGCTCCTGGGCAGCACTCTGAGCTCCGAGGAGAAGCAGGAacggcggcagcagcagctgcGGCGCCTGCAGGAGCTCAATGCCCGCCGGCGGGAGGAGAAGCTACAGCTGGACCAGGAGCGGCTGGACAGACTGCTCTGCGTGCAG GAACTTCTAGAGGATGGCCAGATGGATCAGTTTCACAAGGCTCTGATAGAGCTGAACATGGACTCCCCAGAAGAGCTGCAGTCCTACATACAGAAGCTCAGCTCGGCCGTGGAGCAGGCTAAGCAGAAAATCCTTCAAGCAGAAGTCACCCTCGAGGTGGATGTGGTGGACAGCAAGCCAGAG ACCCCTGACCTGGAGCAGCTCGAGCCGACTCTGGAAGACGTGGAAAGCATCAATGATTTTGAACCCTTGTTTTCAGAGGAAACCCCTGAGGTGGAGAAGCCAGTCGCTACTGTCCAG CCCGTGTTTAACTTGGCAGCCTATCATCAGCTGTTTGTTGGGACAGAAAGAATTCGGGCTCCAGAAATTATCTTCCAGCCGTCTCTCATCGGGGAAGAGCAGGCGGGGGTCGCAGAGACCCTTCAGTACATCCTGGACAG GTACTCCAAGGACATTCAGGACATGCTGGTTCAGAACGTTTTCCTCACCGGTGGGAACATGATGTACCCTGGGATGAAAGGTAGAATCGAGAAGGAGCTGTTGGAGATGAGGCCCTTTCAGTCTTCTTTTAAG GTTCAGCTTGCCTCCAACCCGGTGCTGGACGCTTGGTACGGCGCTCGGGACTGGGCCTTGGATCACCTGGATGATGACGAGGTCTGGATCACCAGGAAGGAGTatgaagagaagggaggagagtaCCTCAAGGAGCACTGCGCGTCCAACATCTATGTCCCCATCCGCCTGCCCAAGCAGGCCTCACGCTTCTCAGACGCCCAGGCCCCCGGCAAAGGCTCGGGGGCCAGTGGAGGCGGCGCTGGCGAACAGGCGTAG